In one window of Coriobacteriia bacterium DNA:
- a CDS encoding MarR family transcriptional regulator: MPDTSNLALLRAFRRCSHLQRLASKNHGQDRLLIVLAERGTLLQSQLAKITQRQPATLCQQLESMEQAGLVGRSPNEQDRRLVDVSLTPAGNAAAQEAIARRQATADALFGPLTSEDDRAALARILNTLHDAWKAEVHGGDLTATHR; encoded by the coding sequence ATGCCTGATACGTCGAACCTTGCGCTGCTGCGGGCGTTTCGCCGCTGCTCGCACCTGCAGCGGCTCGCCAGCAAGAACCATGGGCAGGATCGCCTGCTCATCGTGCTCGCCGAGCGCGGAACACTCCTGCAGAGCCAGCTGGCAAAGATCACGCAGCGCCAGCCCGCCACGCTCTGCCAGCAGCTCGAGTCCATGGAGCAAGCTGGCCTCGTGGGCCGCTCCCCCAACGAACAGGACCGCCGCCTCGTCGACGTCTCGCTCACACCTGCCGGCAACGCCGCCGCACAGGAGGCCATCGCTCGCCGCCAGGCTACGGCCGACGCCCTGTTCGGCCCTCTCACCAGCGAGGACGACCGCGCCGCACTCGCCCGCATCCTGAATACGCTGCACGACGCCTGGAAAGCCGAGGTTCACGGCGGCGACCTCACGGCCACGCACCGCTAG
- a CDS encoding molybdopterin-dependent oxidoreductase: MKKTSKALAVGVGSALVAAGAVQAAALASPAPGADGVIRPAVAQVQQEEQVGAGAIVQQDEVTGTFGWTQSEVSSNEWIAKHIGGASKYLCGSQVVSGGEGEQAVAAEDWVLEVTGDVANPFTATMGEIAQTSEVQQVMMGCTCAANPADGLSVANALVEGISTTVLLQIAGVDPAANTIVFTSADGYEVALPLRYVTTRYCPLVFNVNGASLVESVGGTNQLWLGSTPGNYFARDIVSIRIETRDTPPADPTSDEARASYENLPNIGVKFGGEVA; the protein is encoded by the coding sequence ATGAAGAAGACATCCAAGGCGCTCGCAGTGGGCGTGGGCTCGGCGCTCGTTGCCGCTGGCGCGGTGCAGGCCGCAGCGCTGGCCTCGCCGGCTCCCGGTGCTGATGGCGTCATCCGGCCGGCCGTGGCGCAGGTTCAGCAGGAGGAGCAGGTTGGTGCGGGCGCCATTGTCCAGCAGGACGAGGTCACAGGTACGTTTGGCTGGACGCAGAGCGAGGTGTCGTCCAACGAGTGGATTGCCAAGCACATCGGCGGTGCGTCGAAGTACCTGTGCGGCTCGCAGGTTGTGAGCGGTGGCGAGGGCGAGCAGGCCGTCGCTGCCGAGGACTGGGTGCTCGAGGTCACGGGTGACGTGGCTAACCCGTTCACGGCCACGATGGGGGAGATAGCCCAGACGAGCGAGGTCCAGCAGGTCATGATGGGCTGCACGTGCGCTGCCAATCCCGCTGACGGCTTGTCGGTTGCCAACGCCCTGGTCGAGGGCATCTCGACGACGGTGCTCCTGCAGATCGCCGGCGTGGATCCCGCAGCCAATACCATCGTGTTCACCTCGGCAGACGGCTACGAGGTCGCGCTGCCGCTGCGCTACGTAACGACGCGGTACTGCCCGCTTGTGTTCAACGTCAACGGCGCCTCGCTCGTGGAGTCCGTGGGCGGTACGAACCAGCTGTGGCTTGGCTCGACGCCGGGCAACTACTTTGCGCGCGATATCGTGTCCATCCGCATCGAGACGCGCGACACGCCTCCGGCCGACCCGACGAGCGACGAAGCCCGTGCGAGCTACGAGAACCTGCCGAACATCGGCGTGAAGTTCGGCGGCGAGGTCGCGTAG
- a CDS encoding MerR family transcriptional regulator, translating to MDREGAHVDKCWKVSQVAQLIGLSRRDIQRACYRGKGGVGILDPQDSTWGRRSYGPEDLARLYVVSIYKAQGLSLPEISVAFEQAQGNYRAILCRQVAQLRERRDNVDCQLARAEALLSATTPGASISAVSHLQLDISPLPALIEQLALRCMMRSGAPATLISRTSGGRLTTLLKRLAECKGHIAPEAEQPQEVARELVEQVQMPDAGPDARNQAVLLLSAVLDEPGIDLAIELWLEPGAHAYLCDAIGAFAEQAATP from the coding sequence ATGGACCGCGAGGGCGCGCATGTCGACAAGTGCTGGAAGGTCTCGCAGGTAGCACAGCTCATTGGGCTGTCGCGCCGCGACATCCAGCGCGCATGCTACCGAGGAAAGGGAGGCGTCGGCATCCTCGATCCCCAAGACAGCACATGGGGCCGGCGCTCATATGGGCCCGAGGACCTCGCACGGCTCTATGTCGTCAGCATCTACAAAGCGCAGGGGCTCAGCCTGCCGGAGATCAGCGTGGCCTTCGAGCAAGCCCAGGGAAACTACCGCGCGATTCTCTGCCGGCAAGTCGCCCAGCTGCGAGAGCGTCGGGACAACGTGGACTGCCAGCTCGCACGGGCCGAAGCCCTGCTGAGCGCGACCACCCCGGGGGCCTCGATCTCCGCGGTCTCCCATCTGCAGCTCGACATCAGCCCCCTCCCTGCGCTCATTGAGCAGCTCGCCCTGCGATGCATGATGCGCAGCGGCGCCCCCGCCACCCTGATCAGCCGGACAAGTGGCGGACGTCTCACGACGCTGCTCAAACGCCTAGCGGAATGCAAAGGCCACATCGCCCCTGAGGCCGAGCAGCCACAGGAAGTCGCACGAGAGCTCGTCGAGCAGGTGCAAATGCCTGATGCCGGACCGGATGCGCGCAACCAAGCCGTTCTCCTCCTCAGCGCCGTTCTTGACGAGCCGGGCATCGACCTTGCCATCGAACTCTGGCTCGAGCCCGGCGCTCACGCCTATCTCTGCGACGCCATCGGAGCGTTTGCAGAGCAAGCCGCCACGCCGTAG
- the serS gene encoding serine--tRNA ligase translates to MHDIRLLREHPEILDAAMAKRHGTWDKERFLSLDEQRRAAIAEVEQLQAERNTASKEIGALMKEGRGDEAEAAKAHVRELNDRIAELNEQRTASETALTELVSHIPNFPADCVPEGKDDSENVEVKRWGTPRDFAAEGFEPQAHWDLGTSLGILDFDRGVKLAATRFTLLAGMGARLERALINYFLDVHRAHGFKEFWPPVICNRDTLYGTGQLPKFEDDAFHVSGDMFLIPTAEVQLTNIHRDETLDGDTLPRHYTAFTPCFREEAGSAGRDTRGIIRQHEFDKVEMVMFAKPEDSDNQLRFMIEEAEYILQSLKLPYHIVNLCGGDLGFSARQTFDLEVWLPSYNNYKEISSCSNCGDFQARRANIKYTDPSSFKGSRFLHTLNGSGLPAGRTMAAILENYQNADGSVTVPEVLVPYMGCDVIVPEEEFPKA, encoded by the coding sequence ATGCACGACATTCGCCTGCTTCGCGAGCACCCCGAGATCCTCGACGCCGCCATGGCCAAGCGCCACGGCACGTGGGACAAGGAGCGCTTCCTGTCTCTGGATGAACAGCGTCGCGCCGCCATCGCCGAGGTCGAGCAGCTCCAGGCCGAGCGCAACACCGCCTCGAAGGAGATCGGCGCCCTCATGAAGGAGGGCCGGGGCGACGAGGCCGAGGCCGCCAAGGCCCACGTTCGCGAGCTCAATGACCGCATCGCCGAGCTCAACGAGCAGCGCACCGCTTCCGAGACGGCCCTGACCGAGCTCGTGAGCCACATCCCCAACTTCCCGGCCGACTGCGTGCCCGAGGGCAAGGACGACTCCGAGAACGTCGAGGTCAAGCGCTGGGGCACGCCGCGCGACTTCGCTGCCGAGGGCTTTGAGCCGCAGGCGCACTGGGACCTGGGCACGAGTCTGGGCATCCTGGACTTCGATCGCGGCGTCAAGCTGGCCGCGACGCGCTTCACTCTGCTCGCCGGCATGGGCGCCCGCCTCGAGCGTGCGCTCATCAACTACTTCCTCGATGTGCACCGCGCTCACGGCTTCAAGGAGTTCTGGCCGCCGGTCATCTGCAACCGTGACACGCTGTACGGCACGGGCCAGCTGCCCAAGTTCGAGGACGACGCCTTCCACGTGAGCGGCGACATGTTCCTCATCCCGACGGCTGAGGTTCAGCTCACGAACATCCACCGCGACGAGACGCTCGACGGCGACACGCTGCCGCGCCACTACACGGCGTTCACCCCGTGCTTCCGCGAGGAGGCCGGCAGCGCCGGTCGCGACACGCGCGGCATCATCCGCCAGCATGAGTTCGACAAGGTCGAAATGGTCATGTTCGCCAAGCCGGAGGACTCCGACAACCAGCTGCGCTTCATGATCGAGGAGGCCGAGTACATCCTGCAGTCGCTCAAGCTGCCGTACCACATCGTGAACCTGTGCGGCGGTGACCTGGGCTTCTCCGCGCGCCAGACGTTCGATCTCGAGGTGTGGCTGCCGAGCTACAACAACTACAAGGAGATCTCGAGCTGCTCGAACTGCGGCGACTTCCAGGCCCGTCGCGCCAACATCAAGTACACCGACCCGTCGAGCTTCAAGGGGTCGCGCTTCCTGCACACGCTCAACGGCTCCGGCCTGCCTGCAGGCCGTACGATGGCCGCCATCCTGGAGAACTACCAGAACGCCGACGGCTCGGTGACGGTGCCTGAGGTGCTCGTGCCGTACATGGGCTGCGACGTCATCGTGCCCGAGGAGGAGTTCCCGAAGGCGTAG
- a CDS encoding DUF3791 domain-containing protein codes for MSSGPSLADSLEFAIFCIESVAERLGVPGDRVYRALTGPDDLLYTYVIPSYDALHTQGKDYIVDDILRVMRDKGVDA; via the coding sequence ATGTCCTCTGGCCCTTCTTTGGCTGACAGTCTCGAGTTTGCGATCTTTTGCATCGAAAGCGTTGCAGAACGGCTTGGCGTCCCGGGTGATCGCGTGTATCGGGCGCTGACTGGGCCTGATGACCTTCTTTATACCTATGTCATACCGAGTTACGACGCACTGCACACGCAAGGTAAAGACTACATCGTTGACGATATCCTACGCGTTATGCGTGATAAGGGGGTGGATGCGTGA
- a CDS encoding DUF3990 domain-containing protein, producing MIVYHGSYMEVAHPDLLHSRDRVDFGRGFYTTPLPDQARAWCRRFLREGKPGIVSRYSLEDRVFAEVRALVFDAYDEDWLDFILACRAGCDESDYEIVRGGVANDKVFNTVELYFDGLIDKGEAIRRLRFERPNDQICLRTQRVIDRYLHFEGSEHL from the coding sequence GTGATCGTCTACCACGGTTCATATATGGAGGTTGCTCACCCCGACCTTCTCCATTCGCGGGATCGTGTTGACTTTGGCCGAGGTTTTTACACGACGCCTCTTCCCGACCAGGCTCGTGCGTGGTGCCGGCGTTTCCTGCGTGAGGGGAAACCGGGTATCGTGTCGCGCTATAGCCTTGAAGATCGGGTATTTGCCGAGGTCAGGGCGCTTGTTTTTGACGCATATGATGAAGATTGGCTCGATTTCATTCTCGCATGCCGGGCTGGTTGCGACGAGAGCGATTACGAAATTGTGCGTGGGGGCGTGGCAAACGACAAGGTATTCAACACGGTGGAACTCTATTTTGATGGACTGATCGATAAGGGGGAGGCAATCAGGCGCCTGCGTTTTGAACGGCCGAACGATCAAATTTGCCTCAGGACGCAGCGCGTTATCGACCGGTATCTCCATTTTGAGGGAAGCGAACATCTATGA
- a CDS encoding GTP pyrophosphokinase family protein: MEPERTLLGHVDNEDIDRLRAAIPNGLTEDAASLMGQFTNLMQEYRAAIRAVRTKFETLDEDAKVRLDRNPIHVISTRLKSPQSLLEKLQRKGFPLTIASIRENIYDVAGVRVVCNYLEDVNEVAEALLRQDDVTLIERKDYITNPKPSGYRSLHLVISVPVYLSDRRQEVPVEVQLRTIAMDFWASLEHRLRYKNEDVLQAHGPEVDDIRARLVESAHLIAAIDQAMQRLQDDIERLADEHDAAAAAEREKLA, encoded by the coding sequence ATGGAACCGGAACGCACCCTCCTCGGCCATGTCGACAACGAGGACATCGACCGTCTGCGTGCTGCCATCCCCAACGGGCTCACCGAAGACGCGGCCTCTCTCATGGGGCAGTTCACTAACCTCATGCAGGAATACCGCGCCGCCATCCGAGCCGTGCGCACAAAGTTCGAGACCCTCGACGAGGACGCCAAGGTTCGGCTCGACCGCAACCCCATCCACGTCATCTCGACGCGCCTCAAGTCCCCGCAGAGCCTCCTCGAAAAGCTGCAGCGCAAGGGCTTCCCGCTTACGATCGCAAGCATCCGCGAGAACATCTACGACGTGGCGGGCGTACGCGTCGTGTGTAACTACCTCGAGGACGTCAACGAGGTGGCCGAGGCCCTGCTGCGACAGGACGACGTCACGCTCATCGAGCGCAAGGACTACATCACCAACCCCAAGCCGTCGGGCTATCGCAGCCTGCACCTCGTCATCAGCGTGCCGGTGTACCTGAGCGACCGACGGCAGGAAGTGCCCGTCGAGGTGCAGCTACGCACGATCGCGATGGACTTCTGGGCGAGCCTCGAGCACCGGCTGCGCTACAAGAACGAGGACGTACTGCAGGCTCACGGGCCCGAGGTCGACGACATCCGCGCGCGCCTCGTGGAGAGCGCGCACCTCATCGCGGCCATCGACCAGGCCATGCAGCGCTTGCAGGACGACATCGAACGCCTCGCCGACGAGCACGACGCTGCCGCAGCGGCCGAGCGGGAGAAACTCGCGTAG
- a CDS encoding metal-sensing transcriptional repressor, translating into MMADHATVLRYLRTARGQIDGIIKMVEDDRYCIDVSTQLMATEKLLSKTNATVLKAHIEHCVRAAADSGSDEEKDRKLAEIETVIEKLAK; encoded by the coding sequence ATGATGGCCGACCACGCCACCGTCCTGCGCTACCTGCGCACGGCGCGTGGCCAGATCGACGGCATCATCAAGATGGTCGAGGACGACCGCTATTGCATCGACGTCTCGACACAGCTCATGGCGACGGAGAAGCTCCTCTCCAAGACGAACGCGACCGTGCTCAAGGCGCACATCGAGCACTGCGTGCGCGCCGCGGCCGACTCCGGCTCCGACGAGGAGAAGGACCGCAAGCTCGCTGAGATTGAGACCGTCATCGAAAAGCTCGCAAAGTAG
- a CDS encoding molybdopterin-dependent oxidoreductase — protein sequence MNKKVCAAVAERPGIRRRLSALLACGATAAVALALCAPVPAGAGEAASGQQDAASSDAPTRTYDSQADQSVFDNPDELAAYVENRTQRDEDAKAIYAPEITTLEDGTQVQPVPDDARHYNVGIIKAQERGCTSCHALEDAIEWCPISHNGLNSYGDDPLSVTTCIACHDGQQGPLFNRPGLELGNVVHNAHLNSDAFSSLNGSCMSCHYVDPTTGEFSLWDEVKYDQMQGFTEVADVQGTFSFDQNVLTDNDEAYYQLSASTNPNGIALHSSSDDSILQDRVITVGGLVDNPLDLKLVDIPEDQLETRVMKWNCSANGVGDAFIANAEVTGIPFETICEMAGVTGDAVTLVCEEGKSTFKVDWLIEKKAILVFQMNGENLPSELGYPCAMLTEGTGASSSRRYITELQFLDSADVTKWKNDVPGTLVPGEDDTYFNKPVAAFLNVQDGQIFTDTNTVTFEGYADGFNEQVTEIQFSLDRGKTWQVCDTSSSTIDRWIYWSYTLEGLEPGSYDLCVRVVTETGRVIPQDVDTVFHIR from the coding sequence ATGAACAAGAAGGTGTGCGCGGCCGTTGCCGAGCGTCCCGGCATTCGACGTCGCTTGAGCGCGCTGCTCGCCTGTGGCGCCACGGCGGCCGTTGCGCTGGCTCTGTGCGCCCCGGTGCCCGCTGGCGCTGGCGAGGCGGCGAGCGGCCAGCAGGACGCGGCCAGCTCTGACGCACCAACCAGGACGTACGACTCGCAGGCCGACCAGTCGGTCTTTGACAATCCCGACGAGCTCGCGGCCTACGTCGAGAACCGCACGCAGCGCGATGAGGATGCCAAGGCAATCTACGCTCCCGAGATCACGACGCTCGAGGACGGCACGCAGGTTCAGCCGGTGCCCGACGACGCGCGCCACTACAATGTGGGCATCATCAAGGCGCAGGAGCGCGGCTGCACGTCGTGCCACGCGCTCGAGGACGCCATCGAGTGGTGCCCCATCTCGCACAACGGTCTTAATAGCTACGGTGACGACCCGCTCTCTGTTACGACGTGCATCGCGTGTCACGACGGCCAGCAGGGCCCGCTGTTCAACCGTCCGGGCCTGGAGCTCGGCAACGTCGTGCACAACGCGCACCTCAACAGCGACGCGTTCAGCTCGCTGAACGGCAGCTGCATGTCGTGCCACTACGTTGACCCCACAACGGGCGAGTTCAGCCTGTGGGATGAGGTCAAGTACGACCAGATGCAGGGCTTCACGGAGGTCGCCGACGTCCAGGGTACGTTCTCGTTCGACCAGAATGTCCTGACCGACAACGACGAGGCCTACTACCAGCTGTCCGCCTCGACGAACCCCAATGGCATCGCTCTGCACTCGAGCAGTGACGACTCCATCCTGCAGGATCGCGTCATCACGGTCGGTGGCCTCGTCGACAACCCGCTCGACCTCAAGCTCGTCGACATTCCCGAGGACCAGCTCGAGACGCGCGTCATGAAGTGGAACTGCTCGGCCAACGGCGTCGGCGACGCGTTCATCGCGAACGCCGAGGTCACGGGCATCCCATTCGAGACGATCTGCGAGATGGCGGGCGTGACGGGCGACGCGGTGACGCTCGTGTGCGAGGAGGGCAAGTCCACGTTCAAGGTTGACTGGCTCATCGAGAAGAAGGCTATCCTCGTCTTTCAGATGAACGGCGAGAACCTCCCCAGCGAGCTCGGCTACCCCTGCGCGATGCTCACGGAGGGCACCGGCGCCTCCTCAAGCCGCCGCTACATCACCGAGCTGCAGTTCCTCGACTCCGCTGACGTGACGAAGTGGAAGAACGACGTGCCCGGCACGCTCGTGCCCGGCGAGGACGACACGTACTTCAACAAGCCGGTTGCCGCGTTCCTCAACGTCCAGGACGGTCAGATCTTCACCGATACGAACACCGTGACGTTCGAGGGCTACGCCGACGGCTTTAACGAGCAGGTCACCGAGATCCAGTTCTCGCTCGACCGCGGCAAGACATGGCAGGTCTGCGACACGTCCTCGTCGACGATCGATCGCTGGATCTACTGGTCGTACACGCTCGAGGGCCTAGAGCCCGGCAGCTATGACTTGTGCGTGCGCGTCGTCACCGAGACGGGCCGCGTCATCCCCCAGGACGTCGACACCGTGTTCCACATCCGCTAA
- a CDS encoding helix-turn-helix transcriptional regulator codes for MPIERPERLRLLGIACCAVGYGLNSVWCILMGHTPEFMASVSEAGLAVNTRLFYLAGVLAFALVCIALPGVMRRSDSVLRFVLPIVGIIGTVCFALPANGLLAPLVPTALIGLFLTGVVFFWIAARYILLLARSQGVRAVIAGVSGGLVLKVALAEAFNDVPSFAIHLGCALAALILAAGLFEVACALLRKAATREDSAGTEPAHASTSHPQLEVPDGKLGAADHRPHRTIFGVPQREPLGAPAARSTRISMYLLLVVAGVVLAVARSVSNLGLWGGSGAISDTSPWLAGVIIPGALVLLFAYFILVRTDRLPLATRFQPALFLTMAGLFAVAIQSNPSGTGIVLLTVVIQVCELFAHLTLWTVTATALGVLGMPSYRAVSLGWGIYAAASIIWVAVLANAPMIITLVIMLALYLGTVGLLYVIGTLSSGRVGIPEAAPTSTQADAGQPHAQIPAAQPLIDRCHALAEAYGLSPRETEVLELVVQGRSYAVVQDELSLSGSTVKTHMSHIYTKTGTTGRQALLDLVWHTEPGDEGAA; via the coding sequence ATGCCGATAGAGCGCCCGGAGCGGCTGCGCCTACTTGGCATCGCTTGCTGCGCCGTCGGCTACGGCCTCAACTCGGTGTGGTGCATCCTCATGGGACACACGCCCGAGTTCATGGCGTCTGTCTCCGAAGCCGGGCTCGCCGTGAACACACGGCTGTTCTATCTGGCAGGCGTCCTTGCCTTCGCCCTGGTATGTATAGCGCTCCCCGGCGTCATGCGGCGCTCCGACAGCGTGCTTCGCTTCGTGCTGCCCATCGTTGGCATCATCGGCACCGTCTGCTTTGCCCTGCCTGCCAACGGCTTGCTCGCACCGCTTGTGCCCACGGCGCTCATTGGCCTGTTCCTAACCGGCGTCGTGTTCTTCTGGATCGCAGCGCGCTACATCCTGCTGCTTGCGCGCTCACAGGGCGTCCGGGCCGTCATCGCGGGCGTTAGCGGCGGGCTCGTTCTCAAGGTCGCGCTGGCGGAGGCGTTCAACGACGTACCGTCGTTCGCCATCCACCTGGGATGCGCCCTGGCTGCGCTCATCCTGGCCGCCGGGCTGTTCGAAGTAGCGTGTGCCCTGTTGCGCAAGGCCGCCACCCGCGAAGACAGCGCAGGCACCGAGCCGGCGCATGCCTCAACATCGCATCCGCAGCTAGAAGTTCCGGACGGAAAACTGGGCGCGGCAGACCACCGTCCGCACCGCACGATATTCGGTGTCCCACAGCGCGAGCCGCTGGGCGCCCCAGCGGCACGGAGTACGCGCATCTCGATGTACCTGCTGCTCGTCGTTGCCGGCGTCGTGCTCGCCGTCGCCCGATCCGTCAGCAACCTGGGCCTGTGGGGCGGGTCGGGTGCCATCTCGGACACGTCGCCCTGGCTTGCCGGCGTCATCATCCCTGGCGCGCTTGTGCTGTTGTTCGCATACTTTATTCTTGTGCGCACCGACCGCCTGCCGCTGGCGACGCGCTTTCAGCCGGCACTGTTCCTGACAATGGCAGGCCTGTTTGCCGTCGCCATCCAGTCGAACCCGAGCGGGACGGGCATCGTGCTGCTCACCGTCGTCATTCAGGTCTGCGAGCTCTTCGCGCACCTGACGCTGTGGACGGTCACGGCAACGGCACTTGGCGTGCTCGGCATGCCATCGTACCGAGCGGTCAGCCTGGGCTGGGGCATTTACGCGGCCGCATCGATCATCTGGGTCGCCGTGCTCGCCAACGCCCCGATGATCATCACGCTTGTCATCATGCTCGCGCTCTATCTTGGCACCGTTGGCCTGCTGTACGTCATTGGCACGCTGTCAAGCGGACGAGTCGGCATCCCCGAGGCAGCGCCCACGAGCACGCAAGCAGATGCGGGGCAGCCCCACGCCCAGATTCCGGCAGCCCAGCCCCTCATCGATCGGTGCCACGCCCTCGCCGAGGCGTACGGCCTTTCACCCCGCGAGACAGAAGTACTCGAGCTCGTCGTGCAGGGACGCTCCTACGCCGTCGTGCAGGACGAGCTCAGCCTGTCGGGCAGTACCGTCAAGACGCACATGTCGCACATCTACACGAAGACGGGCACCACCGGTCGCCAAGCCCTGCTTGATCTCGTCTGGCACACCGAACCCGGAGACGAAGGCGCGGCTTAG
- a CDS encoding DUF4230 domain-containing protein: protein MKNPLAGIASASRNLGTVQRCLICGALGLVLGIGGTLFVLNFNPPDHWMPTASSVFGRIVQCNELISVTQSYQIVEKVTDTNKFFDLFNIPFTQNSFWYRYAGDIKAGVNLKTANLEVDGTSVRITLDKPYIIANEPNMDVSGVLEENNNALNPIHVEDVDAFQRQCIETSRESAVNDGLLEEARAAAEENIREIFKAALGDECTVEFEYRSEEDTQ, encoded by the coding sequence ATGAAGAACCCCCTCGCCGGCATTGCCTCAGCCTCCCGCAACCTTGGCACCGTTCAACGCTGCCTCATCTGCGGCGCGCTCGGGCTGGTGCTCGGCATCGGAGGAACGCTGTTCGTGCTCAACTTCAACCCGCCCGACCACTGGATGCCCACGGCGTCCTCCGTATTCGGGCGCATCGTCCAGTGCAACGAGCTCATCAGCGTAACGCAGAGCTACCAGATCGTCGAAAAGGTGACCGACACCAACAAGTTCTTCGACCTTTTCAACATCCCGTTCACGCAGAACAGCTTCTGGTATCGCTACGCAGGCGACATCAAAGCCGGCGTCAACCTGAAGACGGCAAATCTCGAGGTCGACGGAACCTCCGTCCGCATCACGCTCGACAAGCCATACATCATCGCAAACGAGCCCAACATGGACGTCTCGGGCGTGCTCGAGGAGAACAACAACGCGCTCAATCCCATCCACGTCGAAGATGTCGACGCGTTCCAGCGCCAGTGCATCGAGACGAGTCGGGAGAGCGCTGTAAACGACGGCCTGCTCGAAGAGGCCCGCGCCGCCGCGGAAGAAAACATCCGAGAGATATTCAAGGCAGCTCTCGGGGACGAGTGTACCGTCGAGTTCGAATACCGGTCGGAGGAGGATACGCAGTGA